In one Natronosalvus amylolyticus genomic region, the following are encoded:
- the cyaB gene encoding class IV adenylate cyclase — protein sequence MYEVELKVEAVLETVRRQLEVEGATKQGTVTQEDTYYDAPHRSFSETDEALRIRRELTDETAESRVTYKGPLLDNESKTRAEHETGVEDGETMDDVLCALGFEPVATVYKERERYALEGYTVTLDAVDDVGEYVEIEAETESMEEIESVRMGAKRVLERLDLDPETQLRTSYLELLLE from the coding sequence ATGTACGAGGTCGAACTCAAAGTCGAAGCCGTCCTCGAGACCGTCCGTCGTCAGCTCGAGGTGGAAGGGGCGACGAAACAGGGGACAGTCACACAGGAAGATACCTACTACGACGCGCCCCACCGTTCGTTTTCGGAGACCGACGAAGCGCTTCGGATTCGCCGTGAACTGACCGATGAGACGGCTGAAAGCCGAGTAACCTACAAGGGGCCGCTGCTCGACAACGAGTCGAAAACCCGTGCGGAACACGAAACCGGCGTCGAGGACGGGGAAACGATGGACGACGTGTTGTGTGCACTCGGGTTCGAACCGGTTGCAACCGTTTACAAAGAACGTGAACGCTACGCGCTTGAGGGCTACACTGTCACGCTGGATGCCGTCGATGACGTTGGTGAGTACGTCGAAATCGAGGCAGAGACCGAGAGTATGGAGGAGATTGAATCCGTCCGGATGGGGGCTAAACGGGTCCTCGAGCGCCTCGACCTCGACCCCGAAACCCAACTGCGAACCTCGTATCTGGAACTGTTGCTCGAGTAG
- a CDS encoding MFS transporter, translated as MYRNETALIPVSDSSDSPSSRNIVVAVVASTFFVGFGGGVVFPILPNLGEVLGISAFVVGLILSANRWTRLVANAPAGVLIDRIGTRKPFVVGLAIEGVATFGYVLAIYASRPDTVLGTLVGFVSPSPEVWFMVARILWGLGSALVFATAYTITADVSEADSRGTSMGVVRAGITFGFPAGLVLGGIVSELYSNSAAFILAAGFAALASVIAYLVVPETHVEGHDSSVKPWDLEITIPAITVGLVNFGLYFAYVGVLFSTLVLYLGDASLTISTAVFGYGIEYGEQGTSGLLMAITVLMGAVFTISGGVVSDSVGARVPVLVGFLLINCLGFVVLALAGSFVTVVVGCALIGAGQGGVSGPLTALLADLTPEDRMGRAMGTNNVLGDVGGGLGPLVSLPLVGIIGFPIMYTVSAAIALGAGLVLVVGVYYHTGHVSPDVADALE; from the coding sequence GTGTATCGAAACGAAACAGCACTGATACCCGTGTCCGATTCGAGTGATTCGCCGAGTAGCCGAAACATCGTTGTCGCCGTCGTCGCGAGTACGTTCTTCGTCGGGTTCGGCGGTGGCGTCGTCTTTCCCATCCTGCCGAACCTGGGGGAAGTCCTCGGCATTTCGGCGTTCGTCGTCGGCCTCATTTTATCCGCGAATCGGTGGACGCGGCTGGTGGCAAACGCGCCTGCAGGGGTACTCATCGACCGGATTGGGACGCGAAAGCCGTTCGTCGTCGGTCTGGCCATCGAAGGCGTCGCCACGTTCGGTTACGTGTTGGCAATCTACGCCTCGAGACCGGACACCGTCCTCGGGACGCTCGTCGGGTTCGTCTCGCCGTCACCGGAGGTGTGGTTCATGGTGGCGCGAATCCTCTGGGGGCTTGGCAGTGCGCTCGTGTTCGCGACGGCATACACGATCACGGCAGACGTGAGCGAGGCAGACTCCCGCGGGACGAGCATGGGCGTCGTTCGTGCGGGTATTACGTTCGGGTTCCCCGCTGGGTTGGTCCTCGGCGGGATCGTCAGCGAACTGTACAGCAACTCGGCGGCGTTCATCTTGGCCGCCGGATTCGCCGCCCTGGCGAGCGTCATCGCCTATCTCGTGGTTCCGGAAACCCACGTCGAGGGACACGACAGTTCGGTCAAACCCTGGGACCTCGAGATTACGATTCCGGCGATCACTGTGGGCCTGGTCAACTTCGGCCTCTACTTCGCCTACGTGGGCGTCCTGTTTTCGACCCTCGTGCTGTATCTCGGCGACGCATCGCTCACCATTTCGACGGCAGTGTTCGGTTACGGCATCGAGTACGGCGAGCAGGGCACCTCCGGATTGTTGATGGCTATCACCGTCCTGATGGGCGCTGTGTTCACGATATCGGGTGGTGTCGTGAGCGATTCCGTCGGCGCTCGAGTGCCCGTCCTCGTCGGCTTTCTGCTCATCAACTGTCTCGGGTTCGTCGTGCTCGCGCTGGCGGGTTCCTTCGTGACCGTCGTCGTTGGCTGTGCACTCATCGGTGCTGGCCAGGGTGGGGTCAGTGGCCCCCTCACGGCGCTGCTGGCAGACCTGACGCCCGAGGACCGTATGGGACGAGCGATGGGGACGAACAACGTTCTCGGTGACGTCGGTGGGGGCCTCGGCCCCCTCGTCTCGTTGCCGCTGGTCGGCATCATCGGCTTCCCGATTATGTACACGGTCAGTGCAGCAATCGCACTCGGAGCTGGTCTCGTGTTGGTTGTCGGCGTTTATTACCACACCGGGCACGTGAGTCCAGATGTGGCCGACGCCCTCGAGTGA
- a CDS encoding alpha/beta fold hydrolase, translating to MTDTSRQERLRNRVRAVARRVRRRWKAILLALLVVFAVVAVGVVIYLENPYRGDSDRLAAIEDRDDVFLEVEDGTYVLQGGEITDETVGLIVYPGARVHPDSYLWTLAPVVANEDVVVMIPEMPLNLAILDSSAADDVMDRHDGIDQWYVGGHSLGGAMACRYAARNDQRIDGVVHLASYCDESDDLRGTNLAVLSIQGTADGVIDRDTERANRHLLGDAAIVVEIDGMNHAQFGAYGDQRGDTSPTISDELAREQLIETLLEWLREETTGADTNAEKLVGTLP from the coding sequence GTGACCGATACCTCGCGCCAGGAACGGCTTCGAAATCGGGTCCGAGCCGTTGCCCGCCGGGTTCGCCGGCGCTGGAAAGCGATTCTACTGGCCCTGCTCGTCGTATTCGCCGTCGTCGCTGTCGGCGTCGTGATCTACCTCGAGAACCCCTATCGAGGGGACAGTGATCGCCTCGCAGCGATCGAGGACCGAGACGACGTTTTCCTCGAGGTCGAAGACGGAACGTACGTCCTCCAGGGCGGCGAAATAACCGACGAGACCGTCGGGTTGATCGTCTATCCCGGCGCTCGCGTCCATCCCGATAGCTACCTCTGGACGCTTGCACCCGTGGTCGCAAACGAGGACGTGGTCGTGATGATCCCCGAGATGCCGCTGAACCTGGCTATTCTGGACTCGAGCGCCGCAGACGACGTCATGGACCGTCACGACGGAATCGATCAGTGGTACGTCGGCGGCCACTCGCTGGGCGGGGCGATGGCCTGTCGCTACGCGGCCCGAAACGACCAGCGGATCGACGGCGTCGTCCACCTGGCGTCGTACTGTGACGAGAGTGACGACCTCCGTGGCACGAACCTCGCGGTCCTCTCGATACAGGGGACGGCTGACGGCGTCATCGACCGGGACACCGAGCGAGCTAACCGTCACCTCCTTGGGGACGCCGCTATCGTCGTCGAAATAGACGGGATGAATCACGCCCAGTTCGGTGCCTACGGCGACCAGCGCGGCGATACCTCCCCGACTATCAGTGACGAACTCGCACGCGAACAACTCATCGAGACGCTCCTCGAGTGGCTCCGTGAGGAAACGACAGGAGCCGACACCAACGCCGAAAAGCTCGTCGGCACGCTACCGTAA
- a CDS encoding S8 family peptidase, translating to MSYNRRSVLQGIGAMGATLAFSGLASAANGSTRFIARVTNRGTERLERAGYTVHSSLAGGDIVLLSGDGTPEDIAAVRGVKTAAYDFEFELESPAVTADVDVAMDDDFYDEYLWDKQIQEVKEAHEYATGTGRQIAVIDTGIDDTHPDLTVDTDASVSIIDGDFGEHTGDVGDHGTHVAGTVAGNGTLGMLGTAPDATLLSVRIFDDDGGAAFGDVLLGMEYAASVGADAANMSLGTPPIPPQENAAQYRRFMESVANGVTKEGTVLVGSAGNSDTSLQQGGLFTLPNSLAGVVSVSASAPNDERAFYSNYGTNEVTVGAPGGGYETEAKTLSEDPAEVEWPFPLNLVFSTIPLDDGGYGWKAGTSMAAPQVAGLVALVRELEPTTNARQVTNAIAHGGQGANGRSDDEFGAGRTNALETVRRLS from the coding sequence ATGAGTTACAATCGACGATCCGTTTTACAGGGTATCGGTGCGATGGGTGCAACGCTGGCCTTTTCGGGCCTCGCAAGTGCGGCAAACGGCAGTACCAGATTTATTGCACGGGTCACAAACCGAGGAACAGAACGACTCGAGCGAGCAGGCTACACTGTACACTCCTCACTGGCCGGTGGCGACATCGTTCTCCTCTCGGGTGACGGAACACCGGAGGACATAGCGGCCGTTCGTGGCGTCAAAACCGCCGCGTACGACTTCGAGTTCGAACTCGAGTCCCCGGCAGTGACGGCGGATGTCGACGTCGCGATGGACGACGACTTCTACGACGAGTATCTCTGGGATAAACAGATACAGGAGGTAAAAGAGGCCCACGAGTATGCGACCGGGACTGGTCGGCAAATCGCCGTCATCGATACCGGAATCGACGACACCCACCCGGATCTCACGGTCGACACCGACGCGAGCGTCTCGATTATCGACGGCGACTTCGGTGAACACACCGGCGATGTGGGCGACCACGGCACACACGTGGCCGGGACCGTAGCCGGGAACGGTACACTCGGCATGCTCGGCACCGCTCCTGACGCGACCCTCCTTTCCGTTCGCATCTTCGACGACGACGGGGGAGCAGCATTCGGTGACGTCCTCCTCGGCATGGAGTACGCGGCTTCGGTCGGTGCCGACGCGGCAAACATGAGCCTCGGGACGCCACCCATACCGCCACAGGAGAACGCAGCCCAGTATCGACGGTTCATGGAATCCGTCGCGAACGGCGTAACGAAGGAAGGGACGGTACTCGTCGGTTCGGCAGGCAACTCGGATACCAGCCTTCAACAGGGCGGCCTGTTCACGCTCCCGAACAGCCTCGCCGGCGTCGTCTCGGTGAGCGCAAGTGCACCCAACGACGAGCGAGCGTTCTACTCGAACTACGGCACGAACGAGGTCACCGTCGGTGCACCGGGTGGCGGATACGAAACGGAAGCAAAAACCCTCAGCGAAGACCCGGCTGAGGTCGAGTGGCCGTTCCCGCTGAATCTCGTCTTCTCGACGATTCCACTGGACGACGGCGGCTACGGCTGGAAAGCCGGCACTTCGATGGCCGCCCCACAGGTCGCCGGACTCGTCGCACTGGTTCGCGAACTCGAGCCAACGACAAACGCCCGCCAGGTGACCAACGCCATTGCCCACGGTGGGCAAGGAGCAAACGGGAGAAGCGACGACGAGTTCGGTGCCGGACGAACGAACGCACTCGAGACCGTCCGACGACTGTCCTGA
- the sucC gene encoding ADP-forming succinate--CoA ligase subunit beta has translation MKLHEYQAKQVFADAGIPTPASQLASDVDGVVAAAEEIGYPVAIKAQVQVGGRGKAGGIKLVDDEAEAREAADAILGMDLKGYHVDRVLVEEAVDFTNELYVGVTMDRGAGKPVAMVSTKGGVDIEAVAEETPEAIASEHIDPAFGMHPYQARKAVYDAGVDRELARDVSSVLTTLYQLWDDRDGADAEINPLMVTSDDEVIAADAVMNIDEDALFRQPELSAMEEEAASGDELEQKADEYSFDYVRLEGNVGIIGNGAGLVMTTLDLVDHYGGEPANFLDVGGGAKAARIANALDMVFSDENVDSVVFNIFGGITRGDEVAKGINEALEQFDEIPKPVVVRLAGTNWEEGMEILNEDLVTVEQTLEDAVQRAVEYADEVNQ, from the coding sequence ATGAAACTTCATGAGTACCAGGCGAAGCAGGTGTTCGCTGACGCCGGGATTCCGACGCCAGCGTCACAGCTCGCCTCGGATGTCGACGGCGTCGTGGCCGCGGCCGAGGAGATCGGGTATCCGGTCGCGATCAAAGCACAGGTCCAGGTCGGCGGTCGGGGGAAAGCCGGCGGGATCAAACTCGTCGACGACGAGGCGGAAGCCCGCGAGGCGGCAGACGCTATTCTCGGGATGGACCTCAAAGGCTACCACGTCGACCGCGTGCTGGTCGAGGAAGCCGTCGACTTCACGAACGAACTGTACGTCGGCGTGACGATGGACCGCGGCGCGGGCAAACCCGTCGCGATGGTGTCGACGAAAGGCGGTGTCGACATCGAGGCCGTCGCAGAGGAAACGCCGGAGGCCATCGCTTCCGAACACATCGATCCCGCGTTCGGGATGCACCCCTACCAGGCCCGCAAGGCCGTCTACGATGCGGGTGTCGACCGCGAACTCGCGCGTGACGTCTCGAGCGTCCTGACCACGCTGTATCAGCTCTGGGACGACCGCGACGGCGCGGACGCCGAGATCAACCCGCTGATGGTCACGAGCGACGACGAGGTCATCGCGGCCGACGCCGTGATGAACATCGACGAAGACGCCCTATTCCGCCAGCCGGAGCTCTCGGCAATGGAAGAGGAGGCCGCGTCGGGTGACGAACTCGAGCAAAAGGCAGACGAATACAGCTTCGACTACGTCCGTCTCGAGGGCAACGTCGGGATCATCGGCAACGGTGCCGGCCTCGTGATGACGACGCTCGATCTCGTCGATCACTACGGCGGCGAGCCAGCCAACTTCCTCGACGTCGGTGGTGGCGCGAAAGCCGCCCGTATCGCCAACGCGCTGGATATGGTGTTCTCCGATGAGAACGTCGACAGCGTCGTCTTCAACATCTTCGGCGGGATTACCCGTGGCGACGAGGTCGCGAAAGGGATCAACGAAGCCCTCGAGCAGTTCGACGAGATTCCGAAACCGGTCGTCGTTCGACTCGCCGGAACCAACTGGGAGGAAGGCATGGAGATTCTGAACGAAGACCTCGTGACGGTCGAACAGACCCTCGAGGATGCAGTCCAGCGTGCCGTCGAGTACGCTGATGAGGTGAACCAATGA
- the sucD gene encoding succinate--CoA ligase subunit alpha — translation MSVLVDDDTRVVVQGITGGEGKFHAGQMIEYGTNVVAGAVPGKGGQEVHGVPVYDTVHEAVEEEDADASVVFVPPAFAGDAMFEALDTELDLVVAITEGVPTQDMARVNRRLSETDTYLIGPNCPGLITPGEAKLGILPGNIFASGDVGLVSRSGTLTYQVVDNLTKRGIGQTTAIGIGGDPIIGTSFIDALELFENDPDTKAIAMCGEIGGEDEEEAAAYIDEHVDTPVAGFIAGRTAPPGKRMGHAGAIVSGSGTGTAESKINALNDAGVPVGDTPEEVADHIESFL, via the coding sequence ATGAGTGTACTAGTCGATGACGACACCCGCGTCGTGGTACAGGGAATTACTGGTGGCGAGGGCAAGTTCCACGCCGGCCAGATGATCGAGTACGGCACGAACGTCGTCGCCGGTGCGGTTCCCGGCAAAGGCGGCCAGGAAGTCCACGGCGTCCCCGTCTACGACACGGTTCACGAAGCCGTCGAGGAAGAAGACGCCGACGCCTCGGTCGTGTTCGTGCCACCTGCGTTCGCAGGTGATGCGATGTTCGAAGCGTTGGATACGGAACTCGACCTCGTCGTCGCGATTACCGAAGGCGTCCCGACCCAGGATATGGCTCGGGTCAACCGCCGACTGAGCGAGACCGATACCTACCTCATCGGACCGAACTGTCCCGGTCTGATCACGCCCGGTGAAGCCAAACTCGGCATTCTGCCGGGGAACATCTTTGCCTCGGGTGACGTTGGACTCGTCTCGCGCTCGGGAACGCTGACCTACCAGGTCGTCGACAACCTCACCAAACGCGGTATCGGCCAGACTACCGCCATCGGTATCGGCGGCGACCCGATTATCGGAACCAGCTTCATCGACGCCCTCGAGTTGTTCGAGAACGACCCGGACACGAAGGCCATCGCCATGTGTGGTGAGATCGGCGGCGAAGACGAGGAGGAGGCCGCAGCCTACATCGACGAGCACGTCGATACGCCCGTCGCCGGCTTCATCGCTGGCCGCACTGCACCCCCAGGAAAACGGATGGGTCACGCCGGGGCCATCGTTTCTGGCTCGGGTACCGGTACCGCTGAGAGCAAGATCAACGCCCTCAACGACGCGGGCGTTCCCGTCGGCGACACGCCCGAAGAGGTCGCTGACCACATCGAGAGCTTCCTGTAA
- a CDS encoding UbiA family prenyltransferase has protein sequence MSLVRDASGFEAAARAYWSQVHPVFMLPPLAASLFGAILARGADPGVATIHVLAMFAAVYTAHVKDGYIDFHVRGEDDDHPLTVAGCRLGLTASSALFAVCCVLLWLAVGPIAVALTVPAWIIAYFHAPQLDMHPISATMGYPAGIALSILGGYYVQATSLAPVPIAFAIVFLVLLSGIKVIDDTKDYDYDRSIRKRTVAVVVGPARAYTLAYGLMATGMAIVVLMVALGFFPPGALLAIAAFGLVAAIARRGDAALATMLLIRGSYVFLAVLVAAVWFEPLEALLSLL, from the coding sequence ATGTCCCTCGTGAGAGACGCCAGTGGCTTCGAGGCGGCCGCTCGAGCCTACTGGTCGCAGGTGCATCCGGTGTTTATGTTGCCGCCGCTTGCAGCCTCACTATTCGGGGCTATTCTGGCTCGTGGGGCCGACCCAGGCGTCGCCACCATCCACGTCCTGGCGATGTTTGCGGCGGTCTACACGGCACACGTCAAGGACGGCTACATCGATTTCCACGTTCGGGGTGAAGACGACGATCATCCGCTCACTGTGGCTGGTTGTCGGCTCGGGCTCACTGCCTCGTCGGCTCTGTTCGCCGTTTGCTGTGTATTACTGTGGCTGGCTGTCGGCCCGATTGCGGTCGCACTCACCGTCCCTGCCTGGATAATCGCGTACTTTCACGCCCCGCAACTGGACATGCACCCGATTTCGGCCACGATGGGCTATCCAGCGGGCATCGCGCTGAGTATCCTGGGTGGCTACTACGTGCAAGCGACGTCACTGGCACCAGTCCCTATCGCGTTCGCCATCGTCTTTCTCGTATTACTCTCCGGTATCAAAGTCATCGACGACACCAAAGACTACGACTACGACCGCTCGATTCGAAAACGGACGGTCGCCGTGGTCGTCGGCCCCGCTCGAGCGTATACGCTCGCGTACGGGCTGATGGCGACTGGGATGGCGATTGTCGTCCTCATGGTCGCGCTGGGTTTCTTTCCACCAGGGGCGCTGCTCGCTATCGCGGCCTTCGGTCTCGTCGCCGCTATCGCTCGCCGTGGGGACGCTGCGCTCGCGACGATGTTACTCATACGTGGCTCGTACGTGTTCCTGGCCGTGCTCGTGGCGGCCGTGTGGTTCGAGCCGCTCGAGGCCCTGTTATCGCTCCTGTAA
- a CDS encoding RAD55 family ATPase — MAGRLETGIDVLDRKLDGGLPPGCVVAYTAKPASQSELLLYELTAARGTLYLTTERTDDVVRHAIESSMSRVGSPTVRHINEGDPLEEANRLISALPDGANLIIDTMDVLEESDQDDYLEFLNGLKTHMLETGSVAVLHCLKRPNPPSNRPTTEHAADAVFDLQTDLGGTEIENHLTIPKFRGGGAPVESIKLQLSERVEIDTSRDIA; from the coding sequence ATGGCTGGCCGGTTGGAAACGGGAATCGACGTGCTGGACCGGAAACTGGATGGTGGGCTCCCGCCAGGCTGTGTGGTTGCCTACACCGCCAAACCGGCGAGCCAGTCCGAACTGTTACTGTACGAACTGACGGCCGCCCGTGGCACGCTGTATCTAACGACCGAACGAACCGACGACGTCGTCCGACACGCCATCGAATCATCGATGTCCCGCGTCGGGAGCCCGACGGTCCGCCACATCAACGAGGGCGACCCGCTCGAGGAAGCCAACCGACTCATCAGTGCCTTACCCGACGGTGCGAATCTCATTATCGACACGATGGACGTCCTCGAGGAATCCGACCAGGACGACTATCTCGAGTTTCTCAACGGGCTGAAAACACACATGCTCGAGACCGGCTCCGTCGCCGTCCTCCACTGTCTCAAACGACCCAATCCGCCGTCGAACCGTCCGACGACCGAACACGCCGCTGACGCGGTGTTCGACTTACAGACCGATCTCGGCGGGACGGAGATCGAAAACCACCTCACGATACCGAAATTCCGGGGCGGTGGGGCACCCGTCGAGTCGATTAAACTCCAACTTTCCGAGCGAGTCGAAATCGACACGAGTCGGGACATCGCCTGA
- a CDS encoding FKBP-type peptidyl-prolyl cis-trans isomerase has protein sequence MTEDQEAELESESATDDVEEDVEQEESEEEPSGLQAGEFVKIAYTARTVEGDQLVDTTDPEVAEEEGVDTEEREFGPRTIVLGEGHIFDDVEDAVIGGEVGDEGDVTVPAEDAFGEYDNDAVETISADKIDEDDRYPGAHVHIDGRHGYISTIVGGRARVDFNHPLAGEDVEYNYEVLEVVDDRAQQAAGLFEMYLDVEPELHIETDEVEEEVLVESEDDEADEDAEPEYETEVVEKETLYVESTPQLTMNQQWMFSKQQIAQDVIDKVGVDRVIVQEVIDGMGGMGMPGMMGGMGGMGGGEADLEAALEDADVDADEIVDELEAEADDE, from the coding sequence ATGACTGAGGATCAAGAGGCCGAACTCGAATCCGAATCAGCGACCGATGACGTCGAGGAGGACGTCGAACAGGAAGAGTCCGAGGAGGAGCCAAGCGGGCTCCAGGCTGGCGAATTCGTCAAAATTGCCTACACCGCCCGGACGGTCGAGGGCGACCAGCTAGTCGACACGACCGACCCCGAGGTCGCCGAAGAGGAAGGCGTCGACACGGAGGAACGCGAATTCGGACCGCGAACCATCGTCCTCGGCGAAGGCCACATCTTCGATGACGTCGAAGACGCCGTTATCGGTGGCGAGGTCGGCGACGAGGGTGACGTAACCGTTCCCGCGGAAGACGCTTTCGGCGAGTACGACAACGACGCCGTCGAAACCATCAGTGCCGACAAAATCGACGAGGACGACCGCTACCCCGGTGCACACGTCCACATCGATGGCCGCCACGGCTACATCAGCACAATCGTCGGCGGTCGCGCACGCGTCGACTTCAATCACCCCCTCGCGGGTGAGGACGTCGAGTACAACTACGAAGTGCTCGAGGTCGTCGACGACCGCGCACAGCAGGCGGCCGGCCTGTTCGAGATGTACCTCGACGTCGAACCCGAACTTCACATCGAGACCGACGAGGTTGAAGAGGAGGTTCTCGTCGAATCTGAGGACGACGAAGCGGACGAGGATGCCGAACCCGAATACGAGACCGAAGTCGTCGAGAAAGAGACGCTGTACGTCGAATCGACGCCACAGCTGACGATGAACCAGCAGTGGATGTTCTCGAAACAGCAGATCGCTCAAGACGTCATCGACAAGGTCGGCGTCGACCGCGTCATCGTTCAGGAGGTCATCGACGGTATGGGCGGTATGGGTATGCCCGGTATGATGGGCGGCATGGGCGGTATGGGCGGCGGCGAAGCCGACCTCGAGGCCGCACTCGAGGATGCCGACGTCGACGCCGACGAAATCGTCGACGAACTCGAGGCAGAAGCCGACGACGAGTAG
- a CDS encoding methionine adenosyltransferase, with protein sequence MSERNIRVEPIDRRAVEDQEVEIVERKGIGHPDSICDGIAESVAGALAREYLERVGKVLHFNTDETQLVAGEAAPAFGGGEVVDPIYLLIVGRATKHYEGQTIPTERIALSAAREYLESELPQLVFGEDIVVDVKLGEGSGDLQDVFGEDEVHVPMANDTSFGVGHAPLSETEQIVYNAERRLNEEFAAENPALGTDVKIMGKREGDKIDVTVAAAMVDAHIDDIDDYVTTVEDVSDFVADVANEYTDRDVSVYVNTADDVESGSIYLTVTGTSAEQGDDGSVGRGNRANGLITPNRSMSMEATSGKNPVNHIGKIYNLLSTDIAENVVGEVDGIRDLRVRLLSQIGRPIDQPHVADVHVVLEEDVALEDVRGDIEAIVDDGLGNVTEITQRVIDGELDTF encoded by the coding sequence ATGAGCGAACGGAACATCAGGGTCGAACCGATCGACCGCCGTGCAGTCGAGGACCAGGAGGTCGAAATCGTCGAACGAAAGGGAATCGGCCATCCCGATTCGATCTGTGACGGCATTGCCGAAAGCGTCGCTGGGGCGCTCGCCCGCGAGTACCTCGAACGCGTTGGCAAGGTGCTCCACTTCAATACAGACGAGACACAGTTGGTTGCCGGCGAAGCCGCACCAGCTTTCGGCGGCGGCGAAGTCGTCGATCCGATCTATCTTCTCATCGTCGGCCGGGCGACCAAACACTACGAGGGGCAGACGATACCAACCGAACGAATCGCCCTCTCAGCCGCGCGAGAATACCTCGAGTCCGAACTGCCCCAACTGGTCTTCGGCGAGGACATCGTCGTCGACGTGAAGCTTGGCGAGGGCAGCGGCGACCTGCAAGACGTCTTCGGCGAAGACGAGGTGCACGTTCCGATGGCCAACGACACGAGTTTCGGCGTTGGTCACGCTCCACTCTCAGAAACCGAACAGATCGTCTACAACGCGGAACGACGGCTCAACGAGGAGTTTGCTGCCGAGAACCCAGCACTCGGCACCGACGTCAAAATCATGGGCAAACGCGAAGGCGACAAAATCGACGTGACCGTCGCTGCCGCGATGGTCGACGCACACATCGACGACATCGACGACTACGTCACAACCGTCGAGGACGTCAGCGACTTCGTCGCCGACGTCGCCAACGAGTACACCGACCGGGACGTTTCCGTCTACGTCAATACGGCCGACGATGTCGAATCCGGTTCGATCTACCTCACCGTCACGGGCACCTCGGCCGAACAGGGTGACGATGGCTCCGTTGGTCGAGGCAACCGTGCCAACGGCCTCATCACGCCGAATCGATCGATGTCGATGGAAGCCACCAGCGGGAAAAACCCGGTCAACCACATCGGTAAAATCTACAACCTGCTCTCGACCGACATCGCCGAGAACGTCGTAGGCGAAGTCGATGGAATCCGCGACCTGCGCGTCCGTTTGCTGAGCCAGATCGGTCGCCCAATCGATCAGCCCCACGTCGCTGACGTACACGTCGTGCTCGAAGAAGACGTCGCCCTCGAGGACGTCCGGGGTGACATCGAGGCAATCGTCGACGATGGCCTCGGGAACGTCACCGAGATTACCCAGCGCGTGATCGACGGCGAACTCGACACGTTCTAA